Proteins encoded in a region of the Candidatus Eisenbacteria bacterium genome:
- the wecB gene encoding UDP-N-acetylglucosamine 2-epimerase (non-hydrolyzing), translated as MTRERVRPESKQVVLVSGARPNLMKIAPVARALRRNSLFAVRLLHTGQHYDDEMAHRFFRDLGLERPDTDLGVGSLSHARQTAAIMERFDEHLDRERADLVIVVGDVNSTIACALTAVKRGILVAHVEAGLRSFDRSMPEEINRILTDAIAHFLFTTERSAGENLRREGIPVERVFFVGNVMVDTLLAHRDRALAEPRVSTRPPGSYALATLHRPSNVDREEDLRQAVDILLEAALRVPVVFPVHPRTRERLERFGLVRSLAAPGGIDLLPPQGYLAFLRLMAEARVVLTDSGGIQEETTALGIPCITLRTTTERPITVEEGTNVVCARDREKIVAALEEAVAGRGKAGRVPEKWDGKAAGRIAAVLDEKLSG; from the coding sequence ATGACGCGAGAGCGGGTTCGCCCCGAATCGAAGCAGGTCGTCCTCGTGTCCGGCGCCCGGCCGAACCTCATGAAGATCGCTCCCGTCGCGCGCGCGCTCCGGAGGAACTCGCTCTTCGCGGTGCGCCTTCTCCACACGGGGCAGCACTACGACGACGAGATGGCGCATCGCTTCTTCCGCGATCTCGGGCTCGAGCGCCCGGACACCGATCTCGGCGTCGGCTCCCTCTCGCACGCCCGCCAGACCGCGGCGATCATGGAGCGCTTCGACGAGCACCTCGACCGCGAGAGGGCGGACCTCGTCATCGTCGTCGGGGACGTGAACTCGACGATCGCCTGCGCGCTCACCGCGGTGAAGAGAGGGATTCTCGTCGCGCACGTGGAAGCGGGCCTCCGGAGCTTCGACCGATCGATGCCGGAGGAGATCAACCGAATCCTCACGGACGCGATCGCCCACTTTCTTTTCACGACCGAGCGAAGCGCGGGGGAGAACCTCCGCCGCGAGGGGATTCCGGTGGAGCGCGTCTTCTTCGTCGGGAACGTGATGGTCGACACGCTCCTCGCGCATCGCGACAGGGCTCTCGCCGAGCCGCGCGTCTCGACGCGCCCCCCCGGAAGCTACGCGCTCGCCACGCTCCATCGCCCCTCGAACGTCGATCGCGAGGAGGACCTTCGCCAGGCGGTCGACATCCTCCTCGAAGCCGCTCTTCGGGTTCCCGTCGTCTTCCCGGTCCACCCGCGCACGCGGGAGCGGCTCGAACGATTCGGTCTTGTCCGGTCGCTCGCAGCGCCAGGCGGGATCGATCTTCTCCCGCCCCAGGGCTACCTCGCCTTTCTCCGCCTCATGGCGGAGGCGCGCGTCGTGCTCACCGACTCGGGCGGCATTCAAGAAGAAACAACCGCGCTCGGCATCCCGTGCATCACCCTTCGAACGACCACCGAGCGCCCGATCACGGTCGAAGAAGGGACGAACGTGGTGTGCGCGCGGGACCGGGAGAAGATCGTCGCCGCATTGGAAGAAGCGGTCGCCGGCCGCGGCAAGGCAGGGCGCGTTCCGGAGAAATGGGACGGGAAGGCCGCGGGACGGATCGCCGCCGTTCTCGACGAGAAGCTTTCTGGATAA